A region of Kribbella sp. NBC_01245 DNA encodes the following proteins:
- a CDS encoding rRNA adenine N-6-methyltransferase family protein — MSGAGRGAWGWHPLDSRWAQRVVAAAGVRPGELVLDIGAGRGALTAPLVEAGARVLAVELHPGRADDLRRRFAADPVTVIRTDAADLRLPGRPFRVIASPPYGISTALLKRLLAPGSRLLSADLVLQRAVANRWIEGNAPGSGRWSRHYDLALGLRLPRKAFTPPPRVDSTVLTIRRR, encoded by the coding sequence GTGTCCGGGGCAGGGCGCGGCGCGTGGGGATGGCATCCCCTCGATAGTCGTTGGGCACAACGCGTTGTCGCCGCCGCCGGGGTGCGCCCGGGCGAGCTGGTGCTCGATATCGGTGCCGGCCGGGGTGCGTTGACCGCACCCCTCGTTGAGGCCGGTGCGCGCGTGCTCGCCGTCGAACTTCATCCGGGCCGGGCCGATGACCTGCGCCGCCGATTCGCCGCTGACCCGGTCACCGTGATCCGAACGGACGCGGCCGATCTTCGCTTGCCTGGCAGGCCTTTCCGCGTTATCGCGAGTCCGCCGTACGGGATCTCGACCGCCTTGCTGAAGCGCCTGCTCGCCCCTGGTTCGCGCCTGCTCTCGGCCGATCTCGTCCTGCAACGAGCCGTCGCGAACCGCTGGATCGAGGGCAACGCCCCCGGCAGCGGCCGCTGGTCCCGCCACTACGACCTCGCCCTAGGCCTCCGCCTACCCCGCAAAGCCTTCACCCCACCACCCCGCGTCGACTCCACCGTCCTAACCATCCGCCGCCGCTAA
- a CDS encoding helix-turn-helix domain-containing protein, with protein MVRPPLSSWDRERGRQLGRLLREARGDRSMVEVAAECGVSVDALRKIETGRVPTPALFTVAAVAATLDISLDDLVAACHGDDLEPSWQEPRKAV; from the coding sequence ATGGTCAGACCTCCTTTGAGCAGCTGGGACCGCGAGCGCGGCCGTCAGCTCGGCCGGTTGCTGCGCGAGGCCCGCGGTGATCGCAGCATGGTCGAGGTCGCGGCCGAGTGCGGCGTATCGGTCGACGCGTTGCGCAAGATCGAGACCGGCCGGGTGCCGACGCCGGCCTTGTTCACCGTTGCGGCCGTCGCCGCGACCCTGGATATCTCACTCGATGACCTGGTCGCCGCCTGCCACGGCGACGACCTGGAGCCCAGTTGGCAAGAGCCCCGCAAAGCCGTCTGA
- a CDS encoding HAD family hydrolase, with the protein MIKTELDIAASHIVWDWNGTLLNDNAAVLVAVNDVCAGFGRAALTLDEWRGAYTRPMLKAYERVLARTVSAEEWAEIDRLYHQRYDEQFSTCVLADGVPDLLKVWHASGRTQSLLSMWFHAQLVPAIADFGLSDLFQRIDGLRTEVGGDSKTEHLAHHVEAQGLDPATVVLVGDVVDDALAAAEVGTACILVTTGVMTRAALESTGAPVVDSIAAALDLIPTR; encoded by the coding sequence GTGATCAAGACGGAGCTCGACATCGCTGCCAGTCATATCGTGTGGGACTGGAATGGGACCCTGCTCAACGACAACGCCGCGGTGCTTGTCGCCGTCAACGATGTCTGCGCGGGATTCGGCCGTGCCGCGCTGACGCTGGACGAATGGCGCGGGGCCTACACGCGCCCGATGCTCAAGGCCTACGAGCGGGTCCTCGCCCGGACGGTGAGTGCGGAGGAGTGGGCGGAGATCGATCGGCTTTACCACCAGCGCTACGACGAGCAGTTCAGTACGTGTGTGCTCGCCGACGGCGTCCCCGACCTGCTCAAGGTCTGGCATGCGTCCGGGCGTACGCAATCGCTGCTGTCCATGTGGTTCCACGCGCAGCTTGTGCCGGCAATCGCCGACTTCGGTCTCAGTGACCTGTTCCAGCGGATCGACGGCCTGCGTACCGAGGTGGGCGGCGACTCCAAAACCGAACACCTCGCACACCACGTAGAAGCCCAAGGCCTCGACCCCGCGACCGTCGTACTCGTTGGTGATGTCGTGGACGACGCTCTAGCCGCCGCTGAGGTCGGCACGGCCTGCATCCTGGTCACCACCGGCGTAATGACCCGCGCAGCCCTCGAGTCCACCGGCGCCCCCGTTGTCGACTCCATCGCCGCCGCCCTCGACCTAATCCCCACCCGCTAG
- a CDS encoding CapA family protein, producing the protein MRSPSRRTTVAGLLVPAVVALALGLSACQDVGPGGSPSANPSSPGQPTPGPSSPGPPTGGSDRITLVATGDVLLHERLWTTARIDGKGVFDFAPVMAPIKPLVESADLAICHLETPLAKPGGPYAGYPLFDGPPQIATALKSTGYDACTTASNHSFDRGASGVDRTLATLERAGLRHAGTARTPQEAATPAILDVRGVKVALLSYTYGFNGIPYPQGQTWRAGVIDVAVIKAMAKRAREAGAQIVVVSCHWGTEYDQKPNAQQRSVAPELLADSNIDLLLGHHAHVVQPMQRINGKWVTFGLGNLMAAHRQPLSTKSEGLLARFTFVRGGDGRWEVDKAEYASLLTTDAVPMRILDVRRQLAKPDQSAATRIRLEGARKRTESVVNSLGAGRDGATPITP; encoded by the coding sequence GTGAGAAGCCCAAGTCGTCGAACCACCGTGGCCGGGCTACTGGTACCGGCCGTGGTGGCGTTGGCGCTCGGCCTCTCAGCCTGCCAGGACGTCGGCCCCGGCGGCAGCCCATCGGCCAACCCGTCATCGCCCGGCCAGCCGACACCCGGCCCGTCATCGCCCGGCCCCCCAACGGGTGGGTCTGACCGGATCACGTTGGTGGCCACGGGCGATGTGTTGTTGCACGAGCGGCTTTGGACGACGGCGCGCATCGACGGTAAGGGCGTATTCGACTTCGCACCAGTGATGGCGCCGATCAAGCCACTCGTGGAATCGGCCGATCTCGCGATCTGTCACTTGGAGACGCCGCTGGCCAAACCCGGCGGACCGTACGCGGGCTACCCCCTCTTCGACGGCCCGCCCCAAATCGCCACCGCGTTGAAGTCCACCGGTTACGACGCCTGTACGACGGCCAGCAACCACAGCTTCGACCGAGGCGCGAGTGGTGTAGACAGGACGCTCGCCACCCTCGAAAGGGCAGGCCTCCGCCATGCCGGCACCGCGCGTACGCCGCAGGAGGCCGCCACTCCGGCCATCCTCGACGTACGGGGTGTGAAGGTGGCGCTGCTCAGCTACACCTACGGGTTCAACGGGATCCCTTATCCACAGGGGCAAACGTGGCGTGCCGGGGTGATCGACGTGGCGGTGATCAAGGCGATGGCGAAGAGGGCGCGCGAGGCGGGCGCGCAGATCGTCGTCGTGTCGTGCCATTGGGGGACGGAGTACGACCAGAAGCCGAACGCGCAGCAACGGTCGGTCGCTCCGGAATTGCTTGCCGATAGCAACATCGACCTGCTGCTCGGGCATCACGCGCACGTCGTACAGCCGATGCAACGGATCAACGGCAAATGGGTGACGTTCGGCCTTGGCAATCTGATGGCCGCGCATCGGCAGCCCTTGTCGACGAAGTCCGAGGGATTGCTGGCGCGATTCACCTTTGTTCGTGGTGGGGATGGGCGGTGGGAGGTGGATAAGGCGGAGTACGCGAGTTTGCTCACTACCGATGCCGTGCCGATGCGTATCCTCGACGTACGGCGTCAGTTGGCCAAACCGGATCAGAGCGCGGCGACCCGGATCAGGCTCGAAGGGGCCCGCAAACGTACCGAATCCGTCGTCAACTCACTTGGCGCCGGCCGCGATGGTGCCACGCCGATCACCCCGTAA
- a CDS encoding ABC transporter ATP-binding protein: MKQTLPVANTAEVRRHARRLAARHPRELGLTLGLHGLAAVSGLAAPRLIGDLVEDVQRGTTTSRVNEIVLIIAVFVVVQSLLTRWARFRSFALGEKVLAELREEFVDNALALPIGTVERAGTGDLLSRTSRDVDALSRTVRFAVPETIVALVTTVFTVAATILVGVWILLPLLAMVPALWLSTRWYLRRAKDGYLRENAAYAQMTSSLAETVEGARTVEALQRYDERVRRTDADIRGSYNAERYTLGLRTIFFPVVEVAYLVPIVGTLLFGGWLHINGHITLGAVTAGALYANQLIDPVDRLISWMDELQVGAASLARLLGITDLPDDREPTGRKPSGELVEARDVRFSYVDGRDVLHGVDLVIQPGERIAMVGPSGAGKSTLGRLVAGIHPPRTGSVTVGGVGMTELELPDLRRQVALVTQEHHVFVGTLRDNLEMALPTGGDDATLWKALAAVDAREWAEALPDGLDTRVGSGQVALTPGQAQQLALARLVLADPHTLVLDEATSLIDPRAARHLERSLAAVLEGRTVIAIAHRLYTAHDADRVAVVEDGRITELGSHDELVARNGSYAALWHSWHG; this comes from the coding sequence ATGAAGCAGACGCTGCCGGTGGCGAACACGGCCGAAGTACGGCGGCATGCGCGCCGCCTCGCCGCGCGACACCCGCGCGAGCTCGGTCTGACGCTCGGGTTGCACGGGCTGGCCGCGGTCTCGGGCCTTGCCGCGCCGCGGTTGATCGGTGACCTCGTCGAGGACGTCCAGCGCGGCACCACCACATCCCGGGTCAACGAGATCGTGCTGATCATCGCCGTCTTCGTTGTCGTCCAGTCGCTGCTCACCCGGTGGGCGCGATTCCGCTCGTTCGCGCTCGGCGAGAAGGTGCTGGCGGAGTTGCGCGAGGAGTTCGTCGACAACGCGCTCGCGCTGCCGATCGGAACGGTCGAGCGAGCGGGCACGGGTGACCTGCTGTCCCGCACCTCGCGAGATGTCGACGCGTTGTCCCGCACGGTGCGATTCGCCGTACCGGAGACCATCGTCGCGCTCGTCACGACCGTCTTCACCGTGGCCGCGACGATCCTGGTCGGCGTGTGGATCCTGCTGCCGCTGCTGGCGATGGTCCCGGCCCTTTGGCTCAGCACCCGTTGGTACCTCCGGCGAGCGAAGGACGGTTACCTGCGGGAGAACGCGGCGTATGCCCAGATGACCAGCTCGCTCGCCGAGACGGTCGAAGGCGCGCGCACGGTCGAGGCGCTCCAGCGGTACGACGAGCGTGTACGGCGTACCGATGCCGATATCCGCGGCTCGTACAACGCCGAGCGGTACACGCTGGGTCTGCGCACGATCTTCTTCCCCGTGGTGGAGGTGGCCTACCTGGTCCCGATCGTCGGCACGCTGCTGTTCGGCGGCTGGTTGCACATCAACGGGCACATCACGCTCGGCGCGGTCACCGCCGGCGCCCTGTACGCGAACCAGCTGATCGATCCGGTCGACCGCTTGATCTCGTGGATGGACGAGCTCCAGGTCGGCGCCGCCTCGCTGGCGCGCCTACTCGGCATCACTGATCTGCCCGACGACCGCGAACCGACTGGCCGGAAGCCCTCGGGCGAACTGGTGGAGGCCCGCGACGTCCGGTTCTCGTACGTCGACGGGCGCGACGTACTGCACGGTGTCGACCTGGTGATCCAGCCCGGCGAGCGGATCGCGATGGTCGGGCCGTCGGGCGCGGGCAAGTCCACCCTCGGCCGCCTGGTCGCGGGCATCCACCCGCCTCGGACCGGCTCGGTGACGGTTGGCGGCGTCGGGATGACCGAGCTCGAACTACCCGATCTCCGTCGGCAGGTCGCGCTGGTGACGCAGGAGCACCACGTCTTCGTCGGCACGTTGCGCGACAATTTGGAGATGGCGCTGCCTACTGGTGGCGACGACGCGACGTTGTGGAAGGCGCTCGCGGCGGTCGATGCGCGGGAGTGGGCCGAGGCTTTGCCGGACGGGCTCGATACTCGGGTCGGTTCCGGCCAGGTCGCGCTCACGCCTGGGCAGGCGCAGCAGCTCGCGTTGGCCCGGCTCGTGCTGGCCGATCCGCACACGCTCGTGCTCGACGAGGCGACGTCGCTGATCGACCCACGCGCGGCCCGCCACCTCGAGCGATCCCTCGCCGCCGTCCTGGAAGGCCGCACGGTGATCGCCATCGCCCACCGCCTCTACACCGCCCACGACGCGGACCGAGTCGCCGTAGTCGAAGACGGCCGCATAACCGAACTAGGCAGCCACGACGAACTAGTAGCCCGCAACGGCTCCTACGCCGCCCTCTGGCACTCCTGGCACGGCTAA
- a CDS encoding NmrA family NAD(P)-binding protein encodes MGKILVTGATGSVGRLLVDELVAAGERPRALTVNPAKANLPAEVEVAKGYLGKPQTLPAALERIDTVYLAPLPATVVEFAKLAKEAGVRRVVTLSGEPADYEAQGDPSQWHYYAIEKAIEEAGFEWTHLRPGQFMNNTLDWADQIRTTGTVRAPYPGAVQTPIDLGDIAAVASVVLRDDAFNGRKLLMSGPEAITPPEQVAAIGSALGRDLAFVELTHEQALAEWSQHMPPGVAEWLLDGFRMMSEYKSEPVSTVPDLLGRPALRYADWAIRNAAAFR; translated from the coding sequence GTGGGCAAGATCTTGGTGACCGGCGCGACCGGCAGTGTCGGGCGGCTCTTGGTGGACGAATTGGTCGCGGCGGGGGAGCGGCCGCGAGCCCTGACGGTGAACCCGGCGAAGGCGAACCTGCCTGCCGAAGTCGAGGTGGCGAAGGGATATCTCGGCAAACCGCAGACCCTGCCGGCGGCACTGGAACGGATCGACACGGTCTACCTGGCGCCGCTGCCGGCGACGGTGGTGGAGTTCGCGAAGCTCGCCAAGGAGGCGGGCGTTCGGCGGGTGGTGACGTTGTCGGGAGAGCCCGCGGACTATGAGGCGCAGGGCGATCCGTCGCAGTGGCACTACTACGCGATCGAGAAGGCCATTGAGGAAGCCGGGTTCGAGTGGACTCACCTGCGGCCTGGCCAGTTCATGAACAACACGCTCGACTGGGCCGACCAGATCCGCACCACCGGTACCGTCCGGGCGCCGTATCCCGGCGCGGTGCAGACGCCGATCGACCTCGGCGATATCGCGGCGGTCGCGAGCGTCGTACTGCGTGATGACGCCTTCAATGGCCGGAAGTTGCTGATGAGCGGGCCGGAAGCGATCACTCCGCCGGAGCAGGTGGCGGCGATTGGTTCGGCTCTTGGTCGGGACCTCGCTTTCGTAGAGCTGACGCATGAGCAGGCGCTGGCGGAGTGGAGCCAGCACATGCCGCCCGGTGTCGCCGAGTGGCTGCTCGACGGCTTCCGGATGATGAGCGAATACAAGTCCGAACCGGTCTCAACCGTGCCCGACCTCCTCGGCCGCCCCGCCCTCCGCTACGCCGACTGGGCCATCCGCAACGCCGCCGCCTTCCGCTAG
- a CDS encoding ABC transporter ATP-binding protein, with protein sequence MRQLPLADPGTPDHRSPARYLWWVARGQKATLAGGVTFGILWMTAQAFLPAVLGRAIDEGVAAGDRGRLVFWTAVLLGIGAIAAGAGIMRHRFAVVNWLTAAYRTVQVVVRRSADLGATLPKHLATGEVVSVGASDLAHIGNVLEVVARFAGAIVAFVVVAVILLTSSTTLGLIVLIGVPVLLFCLGPMLRPLQRRQFAHRDAVGELNSLGSDIVAGLRVLRGVGGEESFSRRYRTESQQVRAAGVQVARIQSTLDATQVLLPGIFIVLVVGLAAHFALRGEVSPGDLVAFYGYATFLVMPLRTATEAADKLMRGLVAAGRINRVLSLTPEIADPAEPIALPDQGDLVDPASGIHARHGRLTAIVTAEPDQGALLADRLGRYDEGLVTFGGVPLAAATRADVRRHILVADTGAQLFTGRLRDELDPAARASDADVMAAIATASADDVLVALTDGLESEVEEKGRSFSGGQRQRLMLVRALLADPAVLILVEPTSAVDAHTEARIADRLRAHRAGRSTVVITSSPLLLDRVDEVVFVAAGRVVAVGKHRELLDTEPRYRATVTRQTEDEIEEVHA encoded by the coding sequence ATGCGACAGCTTCCTCTTGCCGATCCCGGCACACCAGATCACCGCTCGCCGGCCCGCTATTTGTGGTGGGTGGCCCGCGGTCAGAAGGCCACGCTCGCGGGCGGGGTGACCTTCGGCATCCTCTGGATGACCGCGCAGGCGTTCCTGCCGGCGGTCCTCGGTCGCGCCATCGACGAGGGAGTGGCGGCCGGTGACCGCGGCCGGCTGGTGTTCTGGACGGCAGTACTGCTCGGTATCGGCGCGATCGCGGCCGGCGCCGGCATCATGCGGCACCGGTTCGCGGTGGTGAACTGGCTGACCGCCGCCTACCGCACGGTCCAGGTCGTCGTACGACGTTCAGCCGATCTCGGCGCGACTCTGCCGAAGCACCTGGCCACCGGTGAGGTGGTCAGCGTCGGCGCGAGCGACCTGGCGCATATCGGCAACGTGCTCGAGGTGGTGGCCCGGTTCGCGGGCGCGATCGTAGCCTTCGTCGTGGTCGCGGTCATCCTGCTCACCTCGTCGACCACGCTCGGCCTGATCGTGCTGATCGGCGTGCCGGTGCTGCTGTTCTGCCTCGGCCCGATGCTGCGGCCGTTGCAGCGCCGCCAGTTCGCGCATCGCGACGCCGTCGGCGAGCTGAACTCCCTCGGCTCCGACATCGTGGCCGGTCTGCGGGTGCTGCGTGGTGTCGGCGGTGAGGAGTCGTTCTCCCGCCGCTACCGGACCGAGTCCCAGCAGGTGCGAGCCGCCGGTGTGCAGGTTGCCCGGATCCAGTCCACGCTGGACGCGACCCAGGTCCTGCTGCCCGGCATCTTCATCGTGCTGGTGGTCGGCCTCGCGGCGCATTTCGCCCTCCGTGGCGAGGTCAGCCCGGGTGATCTGGTCGCCTTCTACGGCTACGCCACCTTCCTGGTCATGCCGTTGCGCACGGCAACGGAAGCCGCCGACAAGCTGATGCGCGGCCTGGTCGCGGCCGGGCGGATCAACCGGGTGCTCTCGCTCACCCCGGAGATCGCCGATCCGGCCGAGCCGATCGCGTTGCCGGACCAGGGCGATCTCGTCGACCCCGCCTCCGGGATCCACGCTCGCCACGGCCGCCTCACCGCGATCGTGACCGCCGAACCGGACCAGGGCGCGCTGCTCGCGGACCGGCTCGGGCGGTACGACGAAGGGCTGGTCACGTTCGGCGGGGTGCCGCTCGCGGCCGCCACGCGGGCCGACGTACGGCGTCACATCCTGGTGGCGGATACGGGTGCGCAGTTGTTCACCGGCCGCCTCCGCGACGAGTTGGACCCGGCCGCGCGTGCGTCCGACGCCGACGTGATGGCTGCGATCGCGACGGCCTCCGCCGACGACGTACTGGTCGCATTGACCGACGGGCTGGAGTCGGAGGTCGAGGAGAAGGGCCGTTCGTTCTCCGGTGGCCAGCGGCAACGGCTGATGCTGGTCCGCGCGCTGCTGGCGGATCCGGCCGTGCTGATCCTGGTGGAGCCGACGTCCGCGGTCGACGCGCATACCGAGGCGCGGATCGCCGACCGGTTGCGGGCGCATCGGGCCGGCCGCAGCACCGTGGTCATCACGTCGAGCCCGCTGCTGCTGGACCGGGTTGACGAGGTGGTGTTCGTGGCCGCCGGCCGGGTTGTTGCCGTAGGCAAGCACCGTGAGCTGCTCGACACCGAGCCGCGTTACCGGGCGACCGTGACCAGACAGACCGAGGACGAGATAGAGGAGGTGCACGCATGA
- a CDS encoding Rv2578c family radical SAM protein, with amino-acid sequence MRWAGQQIDVDQPGALPGMASIAGLVRSVTTPEFRGITFHEVLAKSALNKVPGQSRLPFDWTVNPYRGCSHACRYCFARPSHRYLELDPGADFDQQIVVKTNVADVLRRELARPSWGHEQVALGTNTDPYQRAEGRYRLMPGIIQALAESGTPLSVLTKGTLVRRDLELLSSAAEQVPVGLGVSLAFAADELRREVDPGAPSVRARLDVIREIRAAGLPCGVMVAPVLPWLTDSAEHLDALFGELADAGATGATVVILYLRPGTREWFMQWLGEVHPELVKRYEQLYSRGAYVPESYKRAFGEKVAPLLRKHGFDQASRHRGDRPHPVRGRYPGLPRTHRHPEPSVQPAVTHPPIPEQEALF; translated from the coding sequence ATGAGGTGGGCGGGACAGCAAATCGACGTGGACCAGCCTGGGGCGTTGCCCGGGATGGCGTCGATCGCTGGGCTGGTGCGCTCGGTGACGACGCCGGAGTTCCGGGGCATCACCTTTCATGAGGTGCTGGCCAAGTCCGCGCTGAACAAGGTGCCGGGGCAGAGTCGGTTGCCGTTTGATTGGACTGTGAATCCCTACCGGGGCTGCAGTCATGCCTGCCGGTATTGCTTCGCCCGGCCCAGCCATCGCTACCTGGAGCTCGATCCGGGTGCCGACTTCGACCAGCAGATCGTCGTCAAGACGAATGTGGCCGACGTGTTGCGCCGTGAGTTGGCCAGACCTTCCTGGGGGCATGAGCAGGTCGCCCTCGGGACCAACACCGATCCGTATCAGCGGGCCGAGGGCCGGTATCGCCTGATGCCCGGCATCATCCAGGCGCTGGCGGAGTCGGGCACGCCGCTGTCGGTGCTGACCAAGGGCACGCTGGTCCGGCGCGACCTGGAGCTGTTGTCGTCGGCGGCCGAGCAGGTGCCGGTTGGGCTGGGCGTTTCCCTCGCCTTCGCGGCGGACGAGCTGCGCCGCGAGGTCGATCCGGGCGCGCCTTCGGTGCGGGCGCGACTCGATGTGATCCGGGAGATCCGTGCGGCCGGTCTGCCCTGCGGGGTGATGGTGGCGCCGGTGCTGCCCTGGCTGACCGATTCGGCCGAGCATCTCGACGCGCTGTTCGGCGAGCTGGCCGACGCCGGCGCGACCGGTGCCACGGTCGTCATCCTCTACCTGAGACCCGGGACTCGCGAGTGGTTCATGCAATGGCTCGGGGAGGTCCACCCCGAGCTGGTCAAGCGCTACGAGCAGCTGTATTCGCGTGGTGCCTATGTGCCCGAGAGCTATAAGCGAGCCTTCGGGGAGAAGGTCGCGCCACTGCTGCGAAAACACGGTTTCGATCAGGCCTCGCGCCATCGCGGCGATCGGCCGCATCCCGTCCGCGGGCGCTACCCGGGGCTGCCGCGAACGCATCGGCATCCCGAGCCGTCCGTGCAGCCCGCGGTGACCCATCCACCGATCCCTGAACAGGAGGCTCTCTTCTGA
- the map gene encoding type I methionyl aminopeptidase, with translation MVELKTPDEIERMRAAGRIVAEALAAVRKEAAVGVTTRELDAIAREVLAAAGATSPFDGYQPGFAGSPFRGVICTSVNDGVLHGLPNDVPLADGDLLNVDCGATLHGWSGDAAVSFVIGTPRIEDLELIATTERALAAGIAAAQPGARLGDIGHAIAKIGRAAGLGTNLDFGGHGIGRTMHEDPHVPNSGQPGRGLRLRPGHVIAIEPWFWHGATSVYVIDDDGWTLRSADGTRGAHAEHTIAITPTGPQILTTL, from the coding sequence ATGGTCGAGCTGAAGACGCCCGACGAGATCGAGCGCATGCGCGCCGCGGGGCGAATCGTCGCGGAGGCCTTGGCCGCCGTACGCAAAGAGGCCGCTGTCGGCGTCACCACCCGCGAGCTGGACGCCATCGCCCGCGAGGTCCTCGCCGCGGCCGGCGCCACCTCGCCGTTCGACGGCTACCAGCCGGGCTTCGCCGGATCACCGTTCCGCGGCGTCATCTGCACCTCGGTGAACGACGGCGTCCTGCACGGTCTGCCGAACGACGTACCGCTGGCCGACGGCGACCTGCTGAATGTCGACTGCGGCGCCACCCTGCACGGCTGGTCAGGCGATGCGGCCGTCAGCTTCGTCATCGGCACACCCCGGATCGAAGACCTCGAGCTGATCGCCACCACCGAGCGCGCCCTCGCCGCCGGAATCGCCGCCGCCCAGCCCGGCGCCCGCCTCGGCGATATCGGCCACGCCATCGCGAAGATCGGCCGCGCCGCCGGCCTCGGCACCAACCTCGACTTCGGCGGCCACGGCATCGGCCGCACCATGCACGAGGACCCCCACGTCCCGAACAGCGGCCAACCCGGCCGCGGCCTCCGCCTTCGCCCCGGCCACGTCATCGCCATCGAACCCTGGTTCTGGCACGGCGCCACCAGCGTCTACGTCATCGACGACGACGGCTGGACCCTCCGCTCCGCCGACGGCACCCGCGGCGCCCACGCTGAACACACCATCGCCATCACCCCCACCGGCCCCCAAATCCTCACCACCCTCTAG
- a CDS encoding DUF418 domain-containing protein, whose amino-acid sequence MTTTGTSQSRRPTAVSARALGPDLARGLLLLFIALANSHSFLETPGEKQIRAMPIVTSLVDKVVALLNTVLVDGRSYTMFAALFGYGLVQLTRREDAAGNDWTQTRKLLRRRGRWLVVFGVLHAILLFVGDILAAYGLLAVVLAGAVRWSDRRLLIGVGVWTILGATLYGLLSMPMILDHGPESLFAGMLERSWMVLFTAPLFAVTAAAAFLLGIWAGRRRLLENPPAGLSKFVALGIGLSVAGGLPLALYIAGFADRPEAFPVMVAGFVHAMTGLAGGPAYALLIAILVQRLRAPYGPVVTALQATGQRSMTCYLTQSVVWYVAFSPYLLDLASSLRLWQTALLAIGTWAFTVVIAEGMRRMGWRGPFEVLLRRLTYRR is encoded by the coding sequence ATGACGACTACCGGCACGTCTCAGAGCCGTCGGCCGACCGCGGTCAGCGCCCGCGCGCTCGGACCGGACCTGGCCCGCGGCCTCCTGCTGCTGTTCATCGCGCTCGCGAACAGCCACAGCTTCCTGGAGACACCCGGCGAGAAGCAGATCCGGGCCATGCCGATCGTCACCAGCCTGGTCGACAAGGTCGTCGCTCTGCTGAACACGGTGCTGGTCGACGGCCGGTCGTACACGATGTTCGCGGCGCTCTTCGGGTACGGCCTGGTGCAGCTGACCCGACGCGAAGATGCCGCGGGCAACGACTGGACGCAGACCCGGAAGCTGTTGCGCCGCCGCGGCCGATGGCTGGTCGTCTTCGGCGTACTGCACGCGATCCTGCTCTTCGTCGGCGACATCCTCGCGGCCTACGGATTGCTCGCCGTCGTGCTCGCCGGCGCGGTCCGGTGGAGTGATCGCCGACTGCTGATCGGGGTCGGCGTCTGGACCATCCTGGGCGCTACGCTCTACGGCCTGCTCTCGATGCCGATGATCCTCGATCACGGCCCGGAGAGTCTGTTCGCGGGCATGCTGGAGCGGTCCTGGATGGTCCTCTTCACCGCACCCCTGTTCGCGGTCACCGCGGCGGCGGCCTTCCTCCTCGGCATCTGGGCCGGCCGCCGGCGCCTGCTCGAGAATCCGCCCGCGGGACTGAGCAAGTTCGTTGCCCTGGGCATCGGCTTGTCCGTCGCCGGTGGTCTGCCGTTGGCCCTGTACATCGCCGGTTTCGCCGACCGGCCCGAGGCGTTCCCGGTGATGGTGGCGGGTTTCGTGCACGCGATGACCGGTCTGGCCGGCGGTCCGGCGTACGCCTTGCTGATCGCCATCCTGGTCCAGCGCCTGCGCGCGCCGTACGGTCCGGTCGTCACGGCTTTGCAGGCGACCGGGCAGCGCTCGATGACGTGCTATCTCACCCAGTCGGTGGTCTGGTATGTCGCGTTCTCCCCGTATCTGCTCGATCTCGCGTCCTCGCTGCGGCTCTGGCAGACGGCCTTGCTCGCGATCGGCACCTGGGCGTTCACCGTCGTCATCGCGGAGGGGATGCGCCGGATGGGCTGGCGCGGCCCGTTCGAGGTGCTGCTTCGGCGGCTGACCTACCGGCGCTAA